One Melitaea cinxia chromosome 17, ilMelCinx1.1, whole genome shotgun sequence genomic region harbors:
- the LOC123661866 gene encoding uncharacterized protein LOC123661866, giving the protein MAALLVLVTAAAAASLGDLARRDTGDIFTLIGSECGAEQCAEHGARAAVRDAVTGGCACACPQRAPLFREDRELCVDDLPECSLATFGTGNSVQRIPFVYLPLKGQIIHPSREITFQNVKTPVCAVSGAQFLTRKGFFDLRNTLDADVPFSLFRDEGRTFLQWSGEDDVRKRMSGRVMVVRLLCRDISATPTSPLDLRGVFTPCVAFRVQGTPPRQASNITEVQFASNAHTFESSGSSGLTVTEYIVIGISSLLLGLIYVASVFLYLHIKRRRKASAKNSNLQKLKALKNKDVATIIENDIIRISNERVQILPSVMNQNEGVIKKNPLLTVGRQFHDNKGFSSDFSDSEEFVDSSLQSEENAFNKQTTSVMVHKHSNEIRQQGDGYEINHRDEPSIERLPDEHVSIVETIDDREIARPVGTTRRKLYFNPAYFEPHLMHDPPAAAIEFLSKIREVIAIAKQKMAAKRFHPVLNQIPEEETFPSNGNSINYYNGLGSQRSDSVVSLKRENSRKRPNCLGCPGCKSNRNSDIKSVVKYNVITCSNCLGDKGDKQHSIQKWLENIPNTKQQVFYNNLSEQSQQNVVNPQSPLLNNENHCKLHKNNSFSYNKQLANNILAQRRSTTRSVRSEPSVRNYNIPLPDFSGLESNTNQCEIATRPVNIREYRSGSLDNSSESIRRSRNALKNKNALPDMVNEAIALDNFSRSSYNPSSSDEEKLSKNIDPKVEDYSRNISESPPGNDYETDSLERNLHKKRKTTPIDYPDIPSSQASPSLSTALPLEEELTMRNAIYKPNSSGNSLTPSPERNFSVDDDHYEIIDVNKTNLQSESTTNSNLKSNNSYSLVSEVYVNNSYNFDSTPTSPSGSECSMGSRKLIALDSIEEKPGCLTIEVKDPPENYIKIHESDGFEPDTLDRKHPKHKVIVETIQFSRREILQNIESTEHKSQRIQLKSSGTFAKCNNKIESINKFNSLRNDYECQKQHLNRPKLSSDIYSGSKSLEETTDDNWDDNNGWSSEDGRLLTLELRHSKRQRQITPPTIKQLKRLARPDILPPLPPTEDNSIYEKPTNPPRRLKSDNISIEKVINCGNSSPRKFRTYAKESDICGTFSLCSTASVPSCSPIRGTNHSQYAEYEDVNIVRNSQSETKYDSIRNCIRTSSCRSSSINTNTFTRGQKTEHRTKFRRKKGLNIEDSGYLSSDSTSSKQVQRKLVIAKIASCSESDGTEDEARSESGAESVETHSVYFGNCQKQQNDESRSENSSAKLTRDSKRNIKVKSECSQ; this is encoded by the exons GCAGTGAATGTGGCGCGGAGCAGTGCGCGGAGCACGGTGCGCGCGCAGCGGTCCGCGATGCGGTCACCGGCGGATGCGCTTGCGCGTGTCCGCAACGAGCGCCTCTCTTTCGGGAAGATCGCGAACTATGCGTCGATGATTTACcag AGTGTTCGTTGGCGACTTTCGGCACAGGCAACAGCGTACAGAGAATCCCGTTTGTTTACTTACCGCTAAAAGGACAAATCATTCACCCATCCCGCGAAATTACCTTTCAAA ATGTCAAGACTCCAGTGTGTGCTGTTTCCGGAGCGCAGTTTCTGACTCGTAAAGGCTTCTTCGATCTACGTAATACGCTTGACGCTGACGTGCCATTTAGTTTATTTAGAGATGAAGGCCGCACATTTCTGCAG TGGAGTGGCGAAGATGATGTGCGAAAGCGAATGTCTGGTCGAGTTATGGTGGTACGTCTCTTGTGTCGAGACATCTCGGCTACTCCCACATCACCCTTGGACTTGAGAGGAGTATTCACACCTTGCGTTGCTTTTCGCGTACAGGGTACGCCACCAAGACAAGCTAGCA acattACAGAAGTACAGTTCGCTTCAAACGCACACACATTTGAATCTTCTGGATCGTCTGGTCTAACAGTTACAGAATACATTGTAATTGGTATTAGTTCCTTACTTCTCGGTCTCATATACGTGGCTTCTGTTTTTCTCTACTTACATATTAAAAGACGCCGAAAAGCATCCGCGAAAAACagtaatttacaaaaacttaaagcattaaaaaataaagatgtaGCGACTATAATAGaaaatgatataataaggaTAAGTAATGAACGCGTTCAAATATTGCCAAGTGTTATGAATCAAAATGAAGGGGTCATCAAAAAGAATCCATTGCTAACAGTCGGAAGACAGTTTCATGATAATAAAGGTTTTTCCAGTGATTTTTCTGATTCCGAAGAATTTGTAGACAGCAGTTTACAGAGCGAAGAAAATGCCTTCAAC aaacaGACAACATCTGTGATGGTGCATAAACATTCAAATGAAATAAGACAACAAGGTGATGGCTACGAAATAAATCATAGAGACGAACCAAGCATTGAAAGATTACCGGATGAACACGTTTCTATAGTAGAGACAATAGATGACCGTGAGATCGCTAGACCAGTGGGAACAACGCGACGCAAACTTTATTTTAACCCAGCTTACTTCGAACCTCATTTGATGCAT GATCCTCCCGCTGCCGCGATTGAATTCCTTTCAAAAATCAGAGAAGTTATTGCAATAGCAAAGCAAAAAATGGCAGCTAAACGGTTCCATCCAGTGTTGAATCAAATACCGGAAGAAGAAACATTCCCTTCAAATGGAAACAGTATCAATTACTATAATGGCCTGGGAAGTCAGCGTAGCGACAGTGTAGTTAGTCTTAAAAGAGAAAATAGTAGAAAAAGACCTAACTGTTTGGGTTGCCCGGGGTGTAAATCAAACCGAAACAGTGATATCAAAAGCGTTGTTAAATACAATGTTATCACTTGCTCTAACTGCCTTGGAGACAAAGGTGACAAGCAACACAGCATCCAAAAATGGTTGGAAAATATTCCCAATACAAAACAACAAGTGTTTTACAACAACTTATCTGAACAAAGTCAACAAAATGTGGTTAATCCCCAATCACcgttattaaataatgaaaatcatTGTAAACTACACAAAAACAACAGTTTCTCCTATAATAAACAACtagcaaataatattttagcacAACGAAGGTCTACAACTAGATCAGTAAGATCAGAACCATCGGTTAGAAACTACAACATACCTCTACCTGACTTTAGCGGTCTTGAATCTAACACTAATCAATGCGAAATAGCTACACGACCTGTTAATATTCGTGAATACCGATCTGGAAGTCTAGACAATAGTTCCGAAAGTATTAGACGAAGCAGAAAtgcattgaaaaataaaaatgcattacCCGATATGGTCAATGAAGCAATAGCTCTTGATAACTTTTCGCGATCTTCATATAACCCTAGTAGTTCTGATGAGGAAAAGTTGTCTAAGAATATAGACCCGAAAGTAGAAGATTATTCGAGAAACATTTCAGAAAGTCCGCCCGGTAATGACTATGAAACAGATAGTCTAGAAagaaatttacacaaaaaacgAAAGACAACACCAATCGATTATCCTGATATTCCGTCATCACAAGCAAGTCCTAGTTTAAGTACTGCCTTGCCGTTAGAAGAGGAACTTACAATGAGAAACGCTATTTATAAGCCAAACTCCAGTGGTAACAGCCTGACTCCATCGCCGGAACGCAATTTTAGTGTAGATGATGACCATTACGAAATTatagatgtaaataaaacaaatttacaaagTGAATCTACCACTAATTCAAATCTGAAGAGCAATAACAGTTACAGTTTAGTTAGCGAAGTATACGTAAACAATAGTTACAATTTTGATAGTACGCCTACATCACCGTCTGGTTCTGAATGTTCTATGGGCAGTAGAAAATTAATTGCATTAGATAGTATAGAAGAAAAACCGGGGTGTTTGACGATAGAAGTAAAAGATCCACCggaaaactatataaaaattcatGAATCTGATGGATTTGAGCCAGACACTTTGGATCGAAAGCATCCTAAGCATAAAGTGATAGTAGAAACTATTCAATTCAGTCGAAGAGAAATTTTGCAAAATATAGAAAGCACTGAGCACAAAAGTCAACGAATACAACTTAAAAGTAGTGGTACCTTTGCTAAATGTAACAACAAGATTGAatcgataaataaatttaatagcttGAGAAATGATTATGAGTGTCAAAAACAACATTTGAACAGACCTAAATTATCTTCTGATATTTATAGCGGGTCAAAATCTCTGGAAGAAACGACTGATGACAACTGGGATGATAATAACGGATGGTCTTCTGAAGACGGTCGTTTATTAACACTCGAACTGAGACATTCTAAAAGGCAACGACAAATTACCCCACCCACTATAAAACAGCTTAAGCGTTTAGCACGACCAGATATATTACCTCCTTTGCCGCCAACAGAGGACAATTCCATATACGAAAAACCAACAAATCCACCAAGACGACTTAAAAGTGATAACATAAGTAtagaaaaagtaattaattgtgGGAATAGTAGTCCAAGAAAATTTAGGACATATGCAAAGGAGTCTGATATTTGTGGCACTTTTTCCCTTTGTAGCACAGCTTCTGTACCTTCTTGTAGTCCTATAAGAGGAACAAATCACTCTCAATACGCAGAATACGAAGACGTTAACATTGTGAGAAACTCACAAAGCGAAACTAAATATGACAGTATTAGAAACTGTATAAGAACATCAAGTTGTCGAAGCAGTAGCATTAATACCAACACTTTTACCAGGGGACAAAAAACTGAACACAGAACAAAATTTCGTCGCAAAAAGGGTCTCAATATTGAGGATTCAGGCTACCTCAGTAGTGACTCTACAAGTTCAAAGCAGGTGCAACGAAAACTTGTAATTGCTAAAATAGCGAGTTGTAGTGAAAGTGATGGTACAGAAGATGAAGCCAGAAGTGAATCTGGCGCCGAAAGTGTAGAGACACATTCAGTGTATTTTGGTAATTgtcaaaaacaacaaaatgaCGAAAGCCGGTCCGAAAATTCTTCGGCT